In Lonchura striata isolate bLonStr1 chromosome 39, bLonStr1.mat, whole genome shotgun sequence, one DNA window encodes the following:
- the LOC144248168 gene encoding uncharacterized protein LOC144248168, with protein sequence MTEVWLGLYPHLPCLWGCCPQQTRIFHSRGGIKMEEMEEEEKPWRSRTRSGSKPSPGSCREERAPLSQEGGQRSSQSSELVEKPRGREKPHKCLECGKGFSRSSNLIEHQVIHTGERPYECEECGKRFRWSSNLRHHQRFHTGERPFECGECGRSFSQNSILIQHQRMHTGEKPFECGECGKSFSQRSSLMQHSVIHTGEKPFECGKCGMSFSQKGHLMQHQRMHTGEKPYECGECGKSFRQSSGLRRHERIHTGEKPYECGVCGMSFSLNSQLTEHKKIHTGEKPYKCGECGKSFRESSALIRHQVIHTGERPYTCLECGKSYGWHSDLRKHQRIHSEEKPYECSQCGKRFQISSSLLVHQRSHTEERPYRCPDCGKGFKHNSNLTVHRRIHTGERPYECGKCGKSFSERSNLIKHQRRRH encoded by the coding sequence accaggatttttcattcccGGGGAGGAataaaaatggaggaaatggaggaggaggaaaagccctggagatcccGCACAAGGAGTggcagcaaacccagcccagggagctgcagggaggaaagagcccccctgagccaggaaggcgggcagagatccagccagagctcagagctggtggagaagcctcgtggcagggagaagccccacaagtgcttggaatgtgggaagggtttcagccggaGCTCCAACCTGATcgagcaccaggtgatccacactggggagagacCCTACGAGTGTGAGGAATGTGGGAAGCGTTTCCGCTGGAGCTCCAACCTGAGACATCACCAGAGattccacaccggggagaggccctttgagtgtggggagtgtgggaggaGCTTCAGCCAGAACTCCATTCTGATCCAACACCAGAGGATgcacactggggaaaagccctttgagtgtggggaatgtgggaagagcttcagccagaggagcagcctgatGCAGCACTCGGtaatccacactggggaaaagccctttgagtgtgggaaatgtgggatgAGCTTCAGCCAGAAGGGCCACCTGATGCAACACCAGAGGATGCACACTGGGGAAAAaccctatgagtgtggggaatgtgggaagagcttcaggcagagctctggcctGAGGAGACAtgagaggatccacactggagaaaagccctacgagtgtggggtgtgtgggatGAGCTTCAGCCTCAACTCCCAGCTTACGGAACACAAAAAGATCCatactggggaaaagccctacaagtgtggggaatgtgggaagagtttcagggaaagctcagccctgattcggcaccaggtgatccacactggggaacggccctacacctgcttggaatgtgggaagagctatGGGTGGCACTCAGACCTGAGAaagcaccagcgcatccacagcGAGGAGAAGCCCTACGAGTgttcccagtgtgggaagaggtttcagatcAGCTCCAGTCTCCTCGTACATCagcggagtcacacagaggagaggccctaccgctgccccgactgcgggaagggcttcaagcacaactccaatctcaccgtgcaccggcgcatccacaccggggagaggccctacgagtgtgggaagtgtgggaagagcttctcagaGAGATCAAACTTGAtcaaacaccaacggaggcgCCACTAA